A single genomic interval of Streptomyces graminofaciens harbors:
- a CDS encoding DUF5685 family protein, with translation MFGIVRPCSHRLGEGLRTQWMAHLCGLCLALRGDHGQFARVVTNYDGLLVSVLTEAQAERATEWRRTAGPCPLRGMRTASVAQGEGARLAAAVSLVLASAKVRDHVADGDGLLARRPVALAARRVATSWGRAGARTGSDVGFDTSVLVDAVDRQPGIEALAEPGTPLPAVTEPTETATAAAFAHTAVLAGRPANAAPLAEAGRLFGRLAHLLDAVEDQVADAASGAWNPLTATGTSLAEARRLADDALHGVRLALSEVDFVDGRLAHLLLVHELRRSVDRAFGTVPVCATLPHSRLRSSGGTPMPGPYGQPPQGGNPYAGNGGNPFAGGGGAGGPGGFGGVPAPQPPRRRGFWAGCGMFWLLCCTCRLCCAKEYEGPWSRKKREGCCRDCDDCCDACDCCDC, from the coding sequence TTGTTCGGAATCGTGCGGCCCTGCAGTCATCGGCTGGGCGAGGGGCTGCGGACGCAGTGGATGGCGCATCTGTGCGGGCTCTGTCTCGCGTTGCGCGGTGACCACGGGCAGTTCGCCCGGGTGGTCACCAACTACGACGGGCTGCTGGTCTCGGTGTTGACGGAGGCTCAGGCCGAGCGGGCCACCGAGTGGCGGCGGACCGCCGGACCCTGTCCGCTGCGCGGGATGCGCACCGCCTCGGTCGCGCAGGGCGAGGGCGCGCGTCTCGCCGCCGCCGTGTCGTTGGTGCTCGCCTCGGCCAAGGTCCGCGACCACGTCGCCGACGGGGACGGGCTGCTGGCCCGCAGGCCCGTGGCGCTCGCCGCGCGCCGCGTCGCCACGAGCTGGGGGCGCGCCGGGGCCCGTACGGGGTCGGACGTCGGGTTCGACACGTCCGTGCTGGTCGACGCCGTGGACCGACAGCCGGGCATCGAGGCGCTCGCCGAGCCCGGCACACCTCTGCCGGCGGTCACCGAGCCGACCGAGACGGCGACCGCGGCGGCCTTCGCGCACACGGCCGTACTCGCCGGACGCCCGGCCAACGCCGCGCCGCTCGCCGAGGCCGGACGGCTGTTCGGGCGGCTCGCCCATCTGCTGGACGCGGTGGAGGACCAGGTCGCCGACGCCGCCTCCGGCGCGTGGAACCCGCTGACCGCCACGGGGACGTCACTGGCCGAGGCCCGGCGGCTCGCCGACGACGCGCTGCACGGTGTACGGCTGGCGCTCAGCGAGGTCGACTTCGTGGACGGCAGGCTGGCGCATCTGCTGCTCGTGCATGAGCTGCGGCGGTCGGTGGACCGGGCGTTCGGGACGGTGCCGGTGTGCGCGACGCTCCCCCACTCTCGACTTCGCTCGAGCGGGGGGACCCCCATGCCCGGCCCGTACGGACAGCCTCCGCAGGGCGGCAATCCGTACGCCGGGAACGGCGGGAACCCGTTCGCCGGCGGTGGTGGTGCCGGCGGCCCCGGCGGCTTCGGTGGTGTGCCGGCGCCGCAGCCGCCGAGGCGGCGTGGGTTCTGGGCCGGGTGCGGGATGTTCTGGCTGCTGTGCTGCACCTGCCGGTTGTGCTGTGCCAAGGAGTACGAAGGGCCCTGGTCCCGGAAGAAGCGCGAGGGCTGCTGCCGGGACTGCGACGACTGTTGTGACGCGTGCGACTGCTGCGACTGCTGA
- a CDS encoding FAD/NAD(P)-binding protein, with protein MTAVSSAARPSLVIVGAGPRGAGLVERIAANVPELYEGSGLGGTGFDIHLVDPHPPGAGRIWRADQSPLLWMNSQAEDVTMFTDATVRMDGPVSEGPTLHEWADLDGRLFADRRIQGAYLRWVYDSAVAALPPDVTVRHHPHRALRVTGAREGRQQVWLEGHERPLDADLVVLALGHLDAELDEEQRELAAYARDHDLVHLPPDFTADSDLSSLRPGEPVLVRGFGLAFVDLMVLLTEGRGGRYEGDPEGELTYHPSGREPVLHVGSRRGVPYHSKIGYDLAGERPPLPRFFGPAEVEALPARPEGFDFRRDVWPLVEKELGFAHYHRLFAAHPGRTAMAWTDFEEKYAAADAAERATLVASAVPDPADRLDLAALDRPLEGTRYASYEEFQEGLREYIRTDLSERHDPSRSPDLAVFFGLLSVYGQLIRLGDVGSWWHGFFSYLASGPPGPRLRQMLALSRAGVLHFVGADMAVAAEDGVFRASSATVPGASVEARALVEARLPQPTVARARDELLRALHAEGAVVETPEGLLAVHPFDGRVLDGAGVPHPRRFALGPHTDSRTPGAFTRPRTGGPAFRQNDATARALLVFLRDLAGDSVG; from the coding sequence ATGACCGCCGTGAGCAGTGCCGCACGGCCGTCGCTGGTGATCGTCGGCGCCGGGCCGCGGGGGGCCGGTCTCGTCGAGCGGATCGCCGCCAACGTGCCCGAGCTGTACGAGGGTTCGGGCCTGGGCGGCACCGGGTTCGACATCCATCTCGTGGACCCCCATCCGCCGGGTGCCGGGCGGATCTGGCGTGCGGACCAGTCGCCGCTGCTGTGGATGAACTCGCAGGCCGAGGACGTCACGATGTTCACCGACGCGACGGTGCGGATGGACGGACCCGTGAGCGAGGGGCCCACCCTGCACGAGTGGGCGGACCTCGACGGCCGGCTCTTCGCGGACCGGCGGATCCAGGGCGCGTATCTGCGCTGGGTGTACGACAGCGCCGTGGCCGCCCTGCCGCCGGACGTCACCGTGCGCCACCACCCGCACCGGGCGCTGCGCGTCACCGGTGCGCGCGAGGGGCGCCAACAGGTGTGGCTGGAGGGGCACGAGCGGCCCCTCGACGCCGATCTCGTCGTCCTCGCGCTCGGTCATCTGGACGCCGAACTCGACGAAGAACAGCGGGAGTTGGCTGCTTACGCCCGCGACCACGACCTCGTCCATCTGCCGCCGGACTTCACCGCCGACAGCGATCTTTCCTCGCTCCGGCCCGGTGAACCGGTGCTCGTGCGCGGCTTCGGGCTGGCCTTCGTCGACCTCATGGTGCTCCTCACGGAGGGGCGCGGCGGACGCTACGAGGGCGATCCCGAAGGCGAGCTGACGTACCACCCGTCCGGGCGGGAGCCCGTGCTGCACGTCGGGTCGCGGCGTGGGGTGCCGTACCACTCGAAGATCGGCTACGACCTGGCAGGGGAACGGCCGCCGCTGCCGAGGTTCTTCGGACCCGCCGAGGTCGAGGCGCTGCCGGCCCGCCCGGAGGGGTTCGACTTCCGGCGGGACGTGTGGCCGCTGGTGGAGAAGGAGCTGGGGTTCGCGCACTACCACCGGCTCTTCGCCGCCCATCCCGGGCGTACGGCCATGGCATGGACCGACTTCGAGGAGAAGTACGCGGCCGCCGACGCGGCCGAGCGGGCGACGCTGGTGGCGTCCGCGGTGCCCGATCCCGCCGACCGGCTCGACCTCGCCGCGCTCGACCGTCCGCTGGAGGGGACTCGGTACGCGTCGTACGAGGAGTTCCAGGAGGGGCTGCGGGAGTACATCCGGACGGATCTGAGCGAACGTCATGATCCCTCCCGCAGTCCCGACCTGGCGGTGTTCTTCGGGCTGCTGTCGGTCTACGGGCAACTGATCCGGCTCGGTGACGTCGGGTCCTGGTGGCACGGGTTCTTCAGCTATCTGGCCTCCGGGCCGCCAGGGCCCCGGCTGCGGCAGATGCTCGCGCTGTCCCGGGCGGGTGTCCTGCACTTCGTCGGCGCGGACATGGCCGTCGCGGCCGAGGACGGGGTGTTCCGGGCGTCGAGCGCGACCGTGCCCGGTGCCTCGGTCGAGGCGAGGGCGCTGGTGGAGGCCCGGCTGCCGCAGCCGACGGTCGCGCGGGCCCGCGACGAGCTGCTGCGCGCGCTGCACGCCGAGGGGGCCGTCGTCGAGACCCCGGAGGGACTGCTCGCCGTGCACCCCTTCGACGGGCGGGTACTGGACGGGGCCGGGGTGCCGCATCCCCGCCGCTTCGCCCTCGGACCGCACACGGACAGCCGTACGCCGGGGGCCTTCACCCGGCCGCGCACCGGCGGACCGGCGTTCCGCCAGAACGACGCGACGGCCCGGGCCCTGCTGGTGTTTCTCCGGGACCTGGCCGGCGACAGCGTCGGCTGA
- a CDS encoding LLM class flavin-dependent oxidoreductase, producing MTSSHGRGLLHLAAAVDLHAEYDAGAFVELVGLAERGALDFVTLGDSFARPGLDALAVLARAAPATGRIGLVPTVTTTHTEPFHVQAAVATLDWVSRGRAGWWIDVSRTEGEARLFGRRHAAPAEELWQEAGEVADAAARLWDSREDGAEIRDAETGWFIDRDKLHSVDFEGATFSVKGPSIVPRPPQGHPARIVDATEGPARRTAARFADVAVVRAVGREQTGAVREELRAAAAGFGRDPDGLKVLAGLVVDLGGGEHAAEPGHGGGGPRQTAQGPLYRGGPVDLAELIAAWHQAGAVDGFHLTPVEPRRDLERLVNGTVALLQHRGLFRTFYPGSTLREHLGLARPANRYAVTGGAS from the coding sequence ATGACCTCATCGCACGGTCGGGGGCTGCTGCACCTGGCCGCCGCCGTCGATCTGCACGCGGAGTACGACGCCGGGGCGTTCGTGGAACTGGTGGGGCTCGCGGAGCGGGGCGCGCTGGACTTCGTGACGCTCGGGGACTCGTTCGCGCGGCCGGGGCTCGACGCGCTCGCCGTACTGGCCCGGGCCGCGCCCGCCACCGGGCGGATCGGGCTGGTGCCGACCGTCACCACCACCCACACCGAGCCGTTCCACGTCCAGGCCGCCGTGGCGACCCTCGACTGGGTCAGCCGGGGCCGGGCCGGCTGGTGGATCGACGTGTCGCGGACCGAGGGCGAGGCCCGGCTCTTCGGGCGCCGGCACGCAGCGCCCGCCGAGGAGCTGTGGCAGGAGGCCGGCGAGGTCGCCGACGCGGCCGCCCGGCTGTGGGACAGCCGGGAGGACGGCGCCGAGATACGGGACGCGGAGACCGGGTGGTTCATCGACCGGGACAAGCTGCACTCCGTCGACTTCGAGGGCGCCACCTTCTCCGTCAAGGGGCCCTCGATCGTGCCCAGACCCCCGCAGGGACACCCCGCGCGGATCGTCGACGCCACCGAGGGGCCCGCCCGGCGGACCGCGGCCCGGTTCGCCGACGTGGCGGTCGTACGGGCGGTCGGGCGCGAGCAGACGGGTGCCGTACGCGAGGAGCTCCGGGCTGCGGCGGCCGGGTTCGGGCGGGATCCCGACGGGCTGAAGGTGCTCGCGGGCCTCGTCGTCGACCTCGGCGGCGGCGAGCACGCGGCCGAGCCGGGGCACGGCGGAGGCGGCCCCCGGCAGACCGCGCAGGGCCCGCTGTACCGGGGCGGCCCCGTCGACCTCGCCGAGCTGATCGCCGCCTGGCACCAGGCCGGTGCCGTCGACGGCTTCCACCTCACCCCCGTCGAGCCGCGCCGTGACCTGGAACGGCTCGTCAACGGCACGGTCGCGCTGCTCCAGCACCGCGGTCTGTTCCGCACCTTCTACCCGGGCAGCACGCTCAGGGAGCACCTGGGACTCGCGCGGCCCGCCAACCGGTACGCCGTGACAGGGGGAGCGTCATGA
- a CDS encoding NtaA/DmoA family FMN-dependent monooxygenase (This protein belongs to a clade of FMN-dependent monooxygenases, within a broader family of flavin-dependent oxidoreductases, the luciferase-like monooxygenase (LMM) family, some of whose members use coenzyme F420 rather than FMN.): MTARRKRIHLAAHFPGVDSTTVRADPRSRSQIEFASFEHLARTAERGLFDFFFLTEGLRPRGHRARIHDLDVVGRPESITVLNALAAVTERIGLAATVDATFNEPYELARRLASLDHLSRGRAAWNVVTSSDAFTGQNFRRGGFLDRADRYTRADEFVRTARELWDSWRPDGVSRPFAHRGRHFDIAGEFTVPRSPQGHPVVIQAGDSAEGREFAASTADVVFTRHGTLEAGRAFYADVKGRLARYGREPGELKIMHGVTVVLGDTAAEAQEKATEIRRQQVSPQNAILALEQSWGTDPSSYDPDGPLPDIDLVADSAIAQGRTRRGDTVALAEMGVPPLERSRERGRRGLSKEKGLSIRQTVIEASARQSFIGTPAAVAAELAEFVRADAADGFILVPHPTPGGLDEFVDRVVPLLQERGDFRTEYEGTTLRSHLGLPTPRWQG, translated from the coding sequence ATGACCGCGCGCCGGAAACGCATTCACCTCGCCGCGCACTTCCCCGGGGTCGACAGCACCACCGTCCGGGCCGACCCCCGGTCGCGGTCCCAGATCGAGTTCGCCTCCTTCGAGCATCTCGCCCGCACCGCCGAACGCGGACTGTTCGACTTCTTCTTCCTCACCGAGGGGCTGCGGCCGCGCGGGCACAGGGCCCGGATCCATGACCTGGACGTGGTGGGGCGGCCCGAGTCGATCACCGTGCTGAACGCGCTCGCCGCCGTCACCGAGCGGATCGGGCTCGCCGCCACCGTCGACGCCACCTTCAACGAGCCGTACGAACTCGCCCGCAGGCTCGCCTCGCTGGACCATCTGAGCCGGGGCCGGGCGGCGTGGAACGTCGTGACCTCATCGGACGCCTTCACCGGGCAGAACTTCCGGCGCGGCGGCTTCCTCGACCGGGCCGACCGGTACACGCGGGCCGACGAGTTCGTGCGTACGGCCAGGGAGCTGTGGGACTCCTGGCGGCCGGACGGGGTGTCGCGGCCCTTCGCGCACCGGGGGCGGCACTTCGACATCGCGGGCGAGTTCACCGTGCCGCGCTCCCCGCAGGGGCACCCGGTCGTCATCCAGGCCGGGGACTCGGCCGAGGGGCGGGAGTTCGCCGCCTCCACCGCCGACGTGGTGTTCACCCGGCACGGCACCCTGGAGGCGGGCCGGGCCTTCTACGCCGACGTCAAGGGGCGGCTCGCCAGGTACGGCCGTGAGCCCGGGGAGCTGAAGATCATGCACGGGGTCACCGTCGTACTCGGCGACACCGCGGCCGAGGCGCAGGAGAAGGCCACCGAGATCCGGCGGCAGCAGGTCTCGCCGCAGAACGCGATCCTCGCCCTGGAGCAGAGCTGGGGGACCGATCCGTCCTCCTACGACCCCGACGGGCCCCTACCCGACATCGACCTGGTGGCGGACTCCGCGATCGCCCAGGGGCGGACCCGGCGCGGTGACACCGTCGCGCTCGCGGAGATGGGGGTCCCCCCGCTCGAGCGAAGCCGAGAGCGGGGGAGGCGGGGCCTGTCGAAGGAGAAGGGGCTGTCGATCAGGCAGACCGTGATCGAGGCGAGCGCCCGACAGTCCTTCATCGGCACCCCGGCGGCGGTCGCCGCCGAGTTGGCGGAGTTCGTGCGGGCCGACGCCGCCGACGGCTTCATCCTCGTACCCCATCCGACGCCCGGCGGGCTCGACGAGTTCGTGGACCGGGTGGTGCCGCTGCTCCAGGAGCGGGGTGACTTCCGCACGGAGTACGAGGGCACCACGCTGCGCTCGCATCTCGGGTTGCCGACGCCCCGGTGGCAGGGATGA
- a CDS encoding S1 family peptidase, producing the protein MRIKRTTPRSGIARRTRLIAVTAGLAAAAAVTVPTANAADVQTFSTAQLKSASASVLKADVPGTAWAIDPKTDKLVVTIDSTVSRAELAEIKQAAGSNAGALTIKRTPGKFNKLIKGGDAIYASSWRCSLGFNVRSGNTYYFVTAGHCTDGAGTWYSNSGRTTVLGSTSGSSFPTNDYGLVTYTNSSVTKSGTAGSVDITSAATPSVGTNVIRTGSTTGTHTGRVTALNATVNYGGGDIVYGMIQTTVCAEPGDSGGPLYGSNGVAYGLTSGGSGNCTSGGTTFFQPVTEALSAYGVSVF; encoded by the coding sequence GTGAGGATCAAGCGCACCACCCCCCGCAGTGGCATAGCGAGACGGACCCGGCTGATCGCCGTCACCGCCGGCCTCGCGGCCGCGGCCGCCGTCACTGTCCCCACCGCGAACGCGGCCGATGTACAGACCTTCAGCACGGCCCAGCTCAAGAGCGCCAGCGCCTCGGTGCTCAAGGCCGACGTCCCCGGCACCGCCTGGGCGATCGACCCGAAGACCGACAAGCTCGTCGTCACGATCGACAGCACCGTCTCCAGGGCGGAGCTCGCCGAGATCAAGCAGGCGGCGGGCAGCAATGCCGGCGCCCTGACGATCAAGCGGACGCCGGGCAAGTTCAATAAGTTGATCAAGGGCGGCGACGCGATCTATGCGAGTAGCTGGCGCTGCTCCCTCGGATTCAATGTGCGCAGTGGCAACACGTACTACTTCGTGACCGCCGGTCACTGCACCGACGGCGCGGGCACCTGGTACTCCAACTCCGGCCGCACCACGGTCCTCGGTTCGACCTCCGGGTCGAGCTTCCCGACCAACGACTACGGCCTCGTGACGTACACCAACTCGTCGGTCACCAAGTCCGGTACGGCGGGCAGCGTGGACATCACGAGCGCGGCCACCCCGAGCGTCGGCACCAACGTCATCCGCACCGGCTCCACCACCGGTACCCACACCGGCCGGGTGACCGCGCTCAACGCGACCGTCAACTACGGTGGCGGCGACATCGTCTACGGCATGATCCAGACCACGGTCTGCGCCGAGCCCGGCGACTCCGGCGGTCCGCTGTACGGCAGCAACGGTGTCGCGTACGGTCTCACCTCCGGCGGCAGCGGCAACTGCACCTCCGGCGGCACGACCTTCTTCCAGCCGGTCACCGAGGCCCTGAGCGCGTACGGCGTCAGCGTCTTCTAG